TACAGGTTAGTCTCCTGGGGCAGAGAACAGAGTGGGAGAGGGAAAATGGAGGGGCAAACAGAAGACATCCaggacccccacccccatgcacAGACAAGCTTTCTGGCCAGTGTATTTTCTTCATGTAGGTACACAGGGGGCCTAATTCTAACCAGGAGTTCCCCTGGAGAGTGTGGAACCATATCAGGGATACTTAGCAACACGGTGCCAGTCCTGTAAGGGGCTCTAACCTCACAGGGTTCTAGCGGGTCATTTCTTGAGCCAGCTCAGCATTCTCTCCCTGACTGCTTGGCTGGACACTAACAACTCTGGCCTCAGTGACTCCTCCTTTTTCTGCCTCCAAGACTCACCAGCCCCACCACCCACTGACACGTACTTAAGCCATGTTGACACCTTCAGTGAGGACAGTAAGCCCTGCAGGCTTGGGAGTCACTCTCTTGCTTTAGGGCCCATggctctcaaacttgagtgtgtatcagaatcatctgAGGCACTTGTTAAAAAGCTATtgctggaccccacccccagagtttctgattcagtaggtctgggatggggcccaacAATGTGCGTTTCTAACATGTTTCCATGTGATGCTGGTGGAAGGACCACtcgctgagaaccactgctttaaggaGATTCTGCACGTCTCTCCTCAGAGCTAGATTTTGCAGCCTGTCACAGAGTTACCTACTTCCCTTATTTCTGGGTTCACAGCTGCTCCCTGGCAGCTCTCtgcccagaggccccacctccccTTCAGCCTTGACTTCGGACTGTGAGCTTGCCCTCCCTTTGGTCCAGCGGGCCGGCCCCTGGGTTTTGGTGGGAGGTGTCTTCTCGCATCTCTGTTCTTCACAGGCTTTCCCACATCCGTGCTTATGCTGAGTTCCATTCGCCACTCACTTGCCCATCTAGTTACTCTTTACACTTCATTTTTGTCCCTTGGTCAGAGCAGCTGTCACTTTCTCTTTCCCAGGAAGTTTTTCTGAGCATCTAAGCTCTATCTCACCTTGGTAGTCTGCCAAGCCACCCGCGAGGGAAAGACTACTCTGGGACGCAATCTCAGTCCAAATAAAAGCCAGATTCTTCCCAATGGCCTACAAGGCCCTATGCAATCTGacctcacctcctgcctctgcttcccCTCACACACCTGGCTCCACTACCCTGGCCTTCCTGCTGCTTCACGAATACTCAGACATCCAGACACGTCCTCACCTTAGGACCTTTGcgtttgctgttccctctgcctgaaatgctcccCTCCTATATATCCACGTGGATTGTTCCCTCACCTCCTTGaaatctttgctcaaatatcactttctcAGAAAAGCCTCCCTAAGCACCCTATTTAAATCTGCAGTTTGCGCAGCCCTTCCTATCTCCCTCCCTACTTTGTTCTCCATAGGCACCTACCACCTTTAatatacttgtttatttttattgtctgtctcccccaatTAGATTGTCCATGAGGACAAGAGTTTACATTTATTTGGTTCATTGGCCCTAGAaaggtgcctggcatatagtaagcactcaataaatatttgttgaatgaatgtatgaataaaaaaatagattcccCCCACTAGGCACCAAGACCATCGGGAGGGCAGGGTTGCAGCTTTCTCCTCAGGGGGAGAGGAAGCTGTGATAAAGGGAACTCAAGAGGCCAGAGTCCCCATCAGCATCTCCCCCAATCATGTGGGTCAGGGAGAGGGCAGTGAGAAATGAAGACTCCCAGCtgcagaagaggaaataggttgggggcgggggagggaaggaaaggtgtGCCCATCAGTGCTGGGGCAGAGTGGCTGGAGCTTGGGGCAGGGAGTTTAGACTAAAGTGTCTCAGTGAGGGGGACGCACTGTCCTGGCCTCCCTTAGAAGCCACTAGCCAAAAAGAGCAGCAAAGGGGATAAAGACTGTGCCTAGGGAGGACATTTATCAGAGGCTACTCCCCACTCTGTTGAACCCACAGTGACCAGCACCGCCCCACCCCTAATGTCGGCCTCACCCCCTGGCTCTTGTGTCCACCAATGCTATCTCTCTCAGCACCACTGGCCTCCaaagaatctatttttttttttggccgtatcATGCAggttgtgggattttagttcccccaccagggattgaacccaggccctcggcagtgacagcgccacagtcctaaccactggaccaccagggaattcccccaaagaATCTACTGAAATTCTCAAATTCCAGAGCTCTGTAGATTTTACTGAAAATTTCAAAGGAGATAAGATGAGGGGATTACATTGTACATCCTAAAGCAAACAAAGACTCCTTTGTCAGACACTTCCATATTTCCAAGTGCCTCTCTGGAGCTGCCAGGTGGGAAGTGAAGTACCTCTCCCTTTCCAGACCCTGCACCCATCTTGCCACCCTCCCAGATCTGCCAGCAACTTCAGGTTCTtctcccacccacagtgcagAAAAATTCAGTCAGCCTTTCCTCAGCTCCCTATCCAAACCTGCGTGTCCAGACTTGTGAAACCTGGGCCTCAGTCACCTGAACCTCCAGACCTGTTCAGAGATTCTTTGTTCCTGAGAATAAACGCTCCCTGGGGTCTTACTGACCTTCCCCCACTCCTTTGGTGGCTTATCGAAATATTTCTTTCACACGCACACTGGGCTCCCCTTAAGAGGAATTAAGGAGAATGTTGTTTTCTCATCTCCTTTCTACACCCAGCTCCCCCTTCTTCCTGGGTGCTAGTGTCAGCAGAAGCTGATGGGGAAGTGAGGCCTGGAActcagaggaggagggaaggaggggaaaggggaagttTGGGAGGGAGGCCTCCAGGAAGCTGGTGGGAGAGGACAGCTGGCAGACAGAGAGGCGCCCAGCCTGGTCTGTCTCCTCCAGCATCTGCTGAGCTATGAGCCAAACCAGGGATTTACAGGGTAGGGAAGGTGGAATAGGCAGGATCCTAAAACGGGAGAAAGGAGGTGGACAgtcctgggctgggggctgggaatcTGGCCCATGAAGGCAGAATTGTGATGGCTTCAGGCTGGGCTTGGGGGTGACGAGAGGCAGGGTGCAGTGAGGCTACATTAACCTTTGCGCCCCTTCAGGAGGAAAAGCCTTTGGGCTGCTGAAGGCCCAGCAAGAAGAGCGACTCAGTGAAATCAACAAGGTAAAAGGAAGAACTAAGGTgcggggccggggggcggggtggggggcggtggtgtGTGACCAGGAGGGCCTACCCAGGTTCTTGCTTTCCCCCACAGCAATTCCTGGATGATCCCAAATATAGCAGTGACGAGGACCTGCCCTCCAAACTGGAAGCCTTCAAGAGTGAGGGGAAAACTATAGGGGTGGAGAAGGGGGTGAGGAGGGTAGCATTTCCCCAGGAAGAGAGCAGATGGCAGAAACGAAGTTGACTTTTGGGGTGGGAAAAAGGAAGGCTGCCTCTATCGCCACGCTGGTTAGTCCTTTTCCCCGGCCTGCCCCTCTCAGGAGCCCCTCTAGTTCCCTACACCGTACCAGGGCCCTCAGCCTCCCAACCTTCACACTTCCTCTACCTGCCCCACCTCTGCTTCATCTTCCCCCGACACCTAGCACTCGGTcaatccctgccctgcccctgcctgggACCCTCCAGCCAGTGCTTACCCTCTCTGCTTTCTCCCCTCACCCAGAGAAATACATGGAGTTTGACCTGAATGGAAACGGAGATATCGGTGAGAAAAGGGTGATCCTGGGGGAGTGTGCAGATCTAGGAAGAGGGAGGTCTTTCCCACAGTGCTCCATTCCCAATGGTTCGGGAGAGGGCCCATCGaccagggcaggaaggggaatGGGGATGAGGAGGTAGAGGCGACAGAGTGAGAGAGGCTCCCCCTCTTCCTACCCCCATCCTCTGCCTCCAGATATCATGTCCCTGAAGCGAATGCTGGAGAAACTTGAGGTCCCCAAGACTCACCTGGAGCTAAAGAAATTAATCAGGGAGGTATCCAGCGGCCCTGGGGAGACTTTCAGCTACTCTGACTTTCTCAAGATGATGTTGGGCAAGAGATCTGCCATCTTAAAAATGTGAGGGTCCAGTTCCAACCTCCCCTATACTTACCtgtttcctctccccccacctccatccccaggtTCACCTTCTACACATTACTCAGCATGCATTTCTCTTCCGTCTTTTGAGAGACCCTTCCAAGGTGCTATCCTCATCCATGGTCTGGTCCCCACAGCCCCCAGTACTCCCACTcctgccctttctccttctcctcccacccccacaaaCCTCATCCTTTTCCTGGACTTTCACAGCGGCCTAAAATTTATTCTCTTGAGAGGACTGTCCCCTGATCCTTGTGTCTCTTCCCATCTCCATCAGGATCCTGATGTATgaagagaaagcaagagaacaGGAGAAGCCAGCGGGTCCCCCAGCCAAGAAGGCTATCTCTGAGTTGCCCTGATTTGTGGTGAAGGAGATGTGGTGGGATTGAAGGGGCTTCT
This is a stretch of genomic DNA from Balaenoptera musculus isolate JJ_BM4_2016_0621 chromosome 11, mBalMus1.pri.v3, whole genome shotgun sequence. It encodes these proteins:
- the AIF1 gene encoding allograft inflammatory factor 1, whose protein sequence is MSQTRDLQGGKAFGLLKAQQEERLSEINKQFLDDPKYSSDEDLPSKLEAFKKKYMEFDLNGNGDIDIMSLKRMLEKLEVPKTHLELKKLIREVSSGPGETFSYSDFLKMMLGKRSAILKMILMYEEKAREQEKPAGPPAKKAISELP